In the genome of Piliocolobus tephrosceles isolate RC106 chromosome 20, ASM277652v3, whole genome shotgun sequence, one region contains:
- the CSTL1 gene encoding cystatin-like 1 — protein sequence MGIRCWRNPLLLLIALVLSAKLGHFQRWEGFQEKPMSKKNMNSTLNFFIQSYNNASNDTYLYRVQKLIRSQMQLTTGVEYIVTVKIGRTKCKRNDTSNSSCPLQSKKLRKSLICKSLIYTVPWINYFQLWNNSCLEA from the exons ATGGGGATCAGATGCTGGAGAAACCCCCTGCTGCTGCTGATTGCCCTGGTCCTGTCGGCCAAGCTGGGTCACTTCCAAAGGTGGGAGGGCTTCCAGGAGAAGCCCATGAGCAAGAAGAACATGAATTCAACGCTTAACTTCTTCATTCAATCCTACAACAATGCCAGCAACGACACCTACTTATATCGAGTTCAGAAGCTAATTCGAAGTCAGATGCAG CTGACAACAGGAGTGGAGTATATAGTCACCGTGAAGATTGGCCGGACCAAATGCAAGAGGAATGACACGAGCAATTCTTCCTGTCCCCTGCAAAGCAAGAAGCTGAGAAAG AGTTTAATTTGCAAGTCTTTGATATACACCGTGCCCTGGATAAACTATTTCCAGCTCTGGAACAATTCCTGTTTGGAGGCCTGA